The DNA sequence TCGGATATCGGTCCTTTCCGCTACTCCCCGGCCTCTACAGTGGCAACGCTTAAGGAGAGAATCGTCACCGAGTGGCCTAAAGGTCAGAGACTTCCACATTGTGTGTTTTCATGATATAAATGTTTCTGTGGTGGATGTTGCTGTGATGAGTTCAATTTTGCTCTTCGTTTTTGTGGGGGAAGGGGGGTTGGACTTTATGACAAACCTAAGGTTTTCGGGTGGCTTTCACTTGAGAGTTTACATTAATGTTTGTTCAAACCAATTTGCGCATAGAAAGATTAGTGGGCTTCCTGATTCCAATTAATAAGCCAACTAATTGAGCTTGATAACAATCTCAAGTTAatgctttcttttgtttaagTGCTTTGGTGCTGGTGGTTCATATAGAGGCAGTTTTTATGTGTTGAATTTTTCTACATTTAAGTCTTGATATCCAACATGAAAATACTATGTTTGAATGTTGGAATTAGACGAGCACCACCACTGATTGTTCCACACTGCTAGTGGATTCATTGTTATGTGTTTGGGGAATGTGTCAAGTAAACTGCTTTTCTATTGTTGAGAAGGCTAATAACCAATAAATACCAGAGAAAAAGCTACTCTTCATACAAAATGAACTTTTAGGAGGAAAAGTATGTGGCTACATCATGTGATTTCAGTAGAAAAAAGAGGTATGAGTTTCAAAATTTCTTTTGAACCAAAGTGATTTCTGTTTCAAAGAATAGGCTAGTTGTCGTATACTGTAGTTTGCTGTTAGCCAAAGGTGTCATCTAGACATGCTATCTGGTTACAGGGAGGCTCTGCTACTATTATAGTTAAAAAAGAGACATAATTGAGCTATAATTCCCAACTACTACTTCGTGGACCTGGATAATAGTAGCTCTGGAGAACCATTTATATAAAATTAGTTTACTCTCTGTTTCGTAATCATGTATGAGGTCCTTCTttagttgctttcttttagCATGCTTGATATCTATGTAACTAAAAGACATTCCCTGGAATGCTAAGTATTTTAGTGTGTAAAGTGGTAGTTATTGTTGGTTTAAGGCAGTGAGAGCCTGAGAGGTTAGAGCTGTTTGAGCTCTGAATGCTTAACACTTGTAATTTGATGTCAATTGTTGTTTGGTAAGGTTAAAGGTGTAAATTGTCTATGACCTCAGTCAATGCCTATAACTTATTAAGGTAGGGAAACTAAACTGTGGTGTGCAACATTTCACTGCAGTGTAGACAAATTTGTCTGATGCTTTAATCTgcaaatgttttgaattgaaattaCTGCATGCCAAAGCTGctactctctctgtctctctaaaAGTATATATGTCTCAACTTAAGAAGTATATAATTATGATAAATTGTGGCCTTTGTTGGTTCAACTTGTCTCCTGCTTATTGTTTTTGGCCTTCTAAAATTTATCTGTTTGTTATTCTATTAGATAAAAAAATTTCACCAAAAGGAGCAAACGACATAAAATTGATAAATGCTGGGAAGATCTTGGAAAACAACAAGACTGTTGGCCAGTGTAGAGTACCATTTGGAGAGCTTCCAAGAGGAATTATCACCATGCATGTTGTTGTTCAGCCTTCTGtagcaaaagcaaaaacaggtagATTTCATCCTCAGTTAATTATTTAATGCAATGGCTCTCTTGCTCTGAACTTCTttgtttacattttttttttttagtcaggTCAGATATCTTAGTATAATGACTTCAGTAGGAATTGGGCTTTGCCCTTTTCAAAGCTAGTCTGTTATCAGCAAGGAGCACTGccttcttctttctcacttattCAATTCCATGAACTTAAGTGGAACCTTGTTGGTCTTGACACCACAAAAGCTCAGAGTTTTGAGCATTAGTTACCTCCCATGCATTGCTTATTTATTCTTGGTTCACCAATGGCACCCTTGTTGTAGTGGATTGTCCTCACTTAGGATTGTGAAGAAAACTCCTAGAATACTAACTCTATTTCAACCATCATTATTTCTATGTTAAAACTGTCTTTGCATAATTCCAAAATGAATTAGAACTTCATGAGATACTACAGATTTGTTGGCATCCACTGCATCTACTGAATATTAGTTTGCTGTCATGAACAGAAAAGAAGATTGATGAGGCCCCGAGGAAACACATATGTTCATGTTCAATATTGTAAGAGAGTCGGTCAATCCTCATGACAATGGTGAAGACTGTGAAGCTTGGCTGGGGTCTCCTGGAACATGGAAGTGAGTAGCTGGAGAGAAAATAATTTGTACAACAGTCCTATCCCCCATTATCACTTGGAGGGAGTTCCTGTTTAACAGTGCATGTTAGTGTAGTCTTTGCGTTTTATAAAATGGGTGCTTGATGTATTTTGGTAGCTTAGTATGTATCAGaagaaaaaatataatttatacaAAGCTTATGGGGTTGGAATGGTGGTTATTGTCTCTGTTTATACTACAGTTACTGTCAATACTGTGAATGTGATGCATTATGCATCTCCGTTCGTCTGATTGCTATCGTTTTGAATTAAGTCAATGTACTCCACAACTTGAATCTGAATCAGTGAGTATCAAACTATCAATTGTTTTTCAGTCTGAGTTTCAATGGTTGGTTAAGTTAATGCTCCGAGTATGTTATCAAATTAGTCTCAAAGTAGAGAAACCTTGTCCAAGTTTAGGACAAGAGCATTTTAC is a window from the Rosa chinensis cultivar Old Blush chromosome 2, RchiOBHm-V2, whole genome shotgun sequence genome containing:
- the LOC112184142 gene encoding membrane-anchored ubiquitin-fold protein 3, with the translated sequence MPEEDLVELKFRLYDGSDIGPFRYSPASTVATLKERIVTEWPKDKKISPKGANDIKLINAGKILENNKTVGQCRVPFGELPRGIITMHVVVQPSVAKAKTEKKIDEAPRKHICSCSIL